GCCCTTGGCGGTGTAGTCGTAGGCCTTGTCCGCATCCTCGGCGATCGCCAGCACCGGCACGGCCACGCCCGGCGAATAGGCCAGCGACAGGTCACGTTGGGTCGCCATCGGCTTGGTCGGCGCCATCGAGATCTTGCCCGGCGTCGGGATCCGGTGGAAGTCGAGAGCTTCCTGATCGGAGAAGGTCTGTTTGTCGGTCTGATCGGGCATGGGCTTCAGGCGTTTCCGGCGCGTCGTTCTGATTGGCTTTGCCTGTTCCTAAAGCGCGCGACGGGGCGGGACAACCGGCCAGGGCTTATCGCGCGCCGTCCCGTCATCACGGGCGACGCCGCTGACGCTGGTGCGGCGGCGCTTCGACGATGTGCGAAAAAGGTGACCGACGCGCGCCCGTCCGTGCGGATTCCCGCAAAGGCGCGGGATTTCAGATCGCCAGGACGCCGGTGCGCTCGATCTCGACCGGGCCGGTCATCAGGACATGATCGGTCTCGGCGTCCCAGTCGATGAACAGTTCGCCGCCGTCCACGACCACGGTCGCCTTGCGGTCGGTCAGGCCTCGCCGGGCCGTGGCGACCAGGGCCGCGCAGGCGCCTGTGCCGCACGCCTTGGTCAGGCCCGCGCCCCGCTCCCAGACGCGCAGGCGGATATGGTCGCGGTCCAGCACGTTTGCGAAACCGACATTGACCCCTTGCGGGAACAACGGGTGATGCTCGACCAGCGAACCCGAGCCGGTGACGAAGGCGTCGTCCTGGCGGTCGGTGAAGAAGACCACGTGGGGATTTCCCATCGAGACGACACCCGGCGTGTGCAGGACCGGATCGTCAATGGGCCCGACCTGCAACTCGATTCCGCGAGTGTCCATCGCCTCGGCCAGCGGCGCCTGGGTCCAGTCCAGACGCGGCCTGCCCATGTCCACGGTGACGCGGTGGTCGCCCGCGCGGGTCGCGGTGGCCGGGCCGCCCGCCGTGTCGATCAGCACCTTGTCCGCGCCATTGGCCTGCATCAGCAGCCAGCCGACGCAGCGCAGGGCGTTGCCGCAGGTCTCCACCATCGAACCATCGGCGTTCCACACCCGCATGAAGGCGTCGGCGGTGTCGGACGGTTCGATAGAGATCAGCTGGTCGAACCCCTCGCCCGAGGCGCGCTCGCCCAGCGTCCGCACCTGATCGACGGTGGGACGGAAGGGCTGCTCCAGGGCGTTGACGACGACGAAGTCGTTGCCGGCGCCGTTCATCTTGACGAAGGGACGGGTCATGATCGGCATATAGGCGTTCCGCGAACCGGGGAAAACGCC
Above is a genomic segment from Candidatus Brevundimonas colombiensis containing:
- the dapF gene encoding diaminopimelate epimerase, whose product is MTRPFVKMNGAGNDFVVVNALEQPFRPTVDQVRTLGERASGEGFDQLISIEPSDTADAFMRVWNADGSMVETCGNALRCVGWLLMQANGADKVLIDTAGGPATATRAGDHRVTVDMGRPRLDWTQAPLAEAMDTRGIELQVGPIDDPVLHTPGVVSMGNPHVVFFTDRQDDAFVTGSGSLVEHHPLFPQGVNVGFANVLDRDHIRLRVWERGAGLTKACGTGACAALVATARRGLTDRKATVVVDGGELFIDWDAETDHVLMTGPVEIERTGVLAI